In one window of Streptomyces sp. NBC_01224 DNA:
- the sigE gene encoding RNA polymerase sigma factor SigE, which yields MVGAPLDTTRADRGGAAAPVDRGGVLRRFLRSAGEPKSVTNIADRSSNAPTATFASDADSQAWTPPSWEEIVSTHSGRVYRLAYRLTGNQHDAEDLTQEVFVRVFRSLSTYTPGTFEGWLHRITTNLFLDMVRRKQRIRFDSLGDDAAERLPSREPSPQQVFNDTHFDADVQQALDTLAPEFRAAVVLCDIEGLSYEEIAATLGVKLGTVRSRIHRGRSHLRKALQHRSPEARAEQRSLAGAILAGEGGTA from the coding sequence ATGGTAGGGGCTCCACTGGACACCACCAGAGCCGATAGGGGAGGTGCGGCTGCGCCTGTGGATCGGGGAGGAGTGCTGCGGCGCTTTCTCAGGTCGGCGGGTGAGCCGAAATCCGTGACCAACATCGCTGACCGTTCTTCCAACGCACCGACCGCGACCTTCGCCTCAGACGCGGACTCCCAGGCGTGGACGCCGCCCTCATGGGAAGAGATCGTCAGCACGCACAGCGGCCGTGTCTATCGCCTTGCCTACCGGCTGACGGGCAACCAGCACGATGCGGAGGACCTCACACAGGAGGTCTTCGTACGCGTGTTCCGGTCGCTGTCGACCTATACGCCGGGCACCTTCGAGGGCTGGCTGCACCGCATCACGACCAACCTGTTCCTGGACATGGTCCGTCGTAAGCAGCGGATCCGCTTCGACTCCCTCGGCGACGACGCCGCCGAGCGGCTGCCGAGCCGTGAACCGTCCCCGCAGCAGGTCTTCAACGACACCCACTTCGACGCGGATGTGCAGCAGGCGCTGGACACCCTCGCGCCCGAATTCCGTGCCGCTGTCGTGCTCTGTGACATCGAGGGCCTCTCGTACGAGGAGATCGCCGCGACGCTGGGCGTGAAGCTCGGTACCGTGCGCAGCCGTATCCACCGCGGTCGCTCGCATCTGCGCAAGGCGCTGCAGCACCGTTCGCCCGAGGCCCGTGCCGAGCAGCGCTCGCTGGCGGGCGCGATCCTGGCAGGGGAGGGCGGAACGGCGTGA